The sequence below is a genomic window from Polyangiaceae bacterium.
CTCGTGTTGATGTTCGATGGGCTCGACGAGGTGCCGGAGACACGGCGTGATGCATGTATCGCCTCCCTCCGCTCACTGAGCCTCGAAGGAGCGCACGCCGGTTTGGTGATCACGTGTCGCGAGACGGTGTACGCGGACCTAAGCGACCCACCCGACCTGGGTGGAACGGTGCGCGTGACGCCGGTGAACGAGGCGCTCGCGTTGGGGGTGCTCCGGCGCTCCCAGGCCGCGCCTCTGCTGGAGCAATGGTCACAGGATCCAGACCTTCGAGAGCTCTTGTGCAACCCTTTGATGCTGCGACTTGCCTCGAGCAGCGGAGCCGGGGATCTCTTGGATGCTCAAGGTTCGCGGCTGCGTCGACGTCTGTACGCGCACTACGTCGCGCACCTGCTCTCGCGCGCCAGCAATCAACCCGAGGCTCGCAGCCAGGTTGCCCTGGGGTTGCGCTGGCTGGCGCGTGCCATGAATCGTCGGGGCACCAGCGATATCTGGCTCGAGCGACTGCAAGCAAGCTGGCTGCTTGCGCCTTGGGAACGCTGGCTCGCGCGCCTGCTAGGTGCGCTGTTTATTACCGCGGGGATACTTTTACTGGGCGTCGGGGTGCAGAAAGCACTAGGGCTCACCACGCTGCCTTCGGTCATCACCTCCGTTGGTGCCGCGGTGACGTGCTTTGCCTTGCTGAGGACGTTCGAGGTACGCGCGGTGGAGGGCCTGCGGTGGTCGTGGAAGCGCGCGTTACGCTGGCTGCCTGCAGCGGTGATTTCCTGCGGAGCAATCGGGGCAGCGATGGGCCTGCGGTACTGGGTCCCCGGTGCCGACGCATCGACCATTGCCAGTCCACTCGGCGGCCTCTGGACCAATATCGCCTACACCGCGTTGGTCGGCGTCATCGCGGCGTTCACCATGGGACTCGAACCAGGCAACCAAGAAGCGCCAGCGGAACCCGGCGCCGGGTTGCGGCAGAGCTTGATCACTGCGCTCACCATCTCGCTGCCTACGGGGCTCGTGACCTCAGTTGGCCTAGCCTACGTCGTGATGCCGTTGGTCCTCGAACCGCTGTTTCGTCCCGGGGGCGTGTGGAACAACCACGGTCAGCTCGCGGTGCGAACGGGCGTACTGCTTGGGGCGACGCTTTTCTTCGTCTATGGCGGTGCGGCCATCGCGTATCACCTCGCGCTGCGCCTCGTGCTCGCGTTGCGCACCCCGCTTCCGTTGGCTCTGGTGCCGTTCTTGGATGACGCCGCTCACGCAGGTATCTTGCGACGGGTTGGTGGCGGTTACCTATTCATGCATCGAGAGCTGCTGGATTACCTCGCGTCCCTCGACGACGAGTCGTTGAAGGTCGTCGGGGCGCCTTCGCTCATGCCTGCCAAGTAGGCCTGGAGTGTGCGGTGCACGAACAAGTACCCGCCACCGATGCGCCGTAACAGGCCCCGCCGCACGCAGTCGTCGAGAAAGGGCACCAGCTTGAGGGGCAGGGGCGTACGCCACGCGAGCACACAGCGGAGGCACCAGTGCAAGCTCACAAATGCTCCTCCGTACGGAAAAAAGACGATGTGCCACGAGAACATCGCCACGCATGCGGCTACGGGCAAGCTCGGGTCGCTCCACTGCGCGACGTCGCTGTGTGCGACATCCACGAAGAAGGGCCACCAGCCATAGGCGTAGATCAGGCCAACGGGAGGCCCCCCGATACTCGCGAGGACTAGCGCGTTTCTAAGCGAGTAGTGGGTGCCCGCGTTGGGGGCGACGCTGCCAGGCTTGTCGGCGCTGTCCAGGGCGTTAATCAGCGTAAGCAGCAGCCCGACGCCGCCGCACAGCGGGGCGTAGGCGAGGTCATGCTGCGCTAGTCCGATCACTGCGCCGACAGCGCTGCCAATCGCTACGTTGCGTGGGGCCCGTCGAAGCGCGACTCGCCAAGACCAGCGCAGCTTCTCCAGCGCCTTGAGGCGGAACCCCTGAGTGAGAATCGCGATCACCGGCAGGGGGCCAAGCACCAGCGCTGCCGTCATTCCGGGTGCTCGTTGAGTCAGCCGGGCGACGCCCAGAGAGAGCGGAACTTGCACGAGCAAGATGCAGGTGATCGCCAGAAACCAGACGATTGCGCGGTCGACATAGCGAGGTAGCCACTGGGGTGAGAGGCGCTCGAGCCAAACGTCGCTGGTGTCGGTGCGTGTCATGGCCTTCGCCAAGAACACGAGTCGGGGCAGCGCGGCGGAACGCTCCTCAGGCCTGAACGCTTTTGAGAGCAGGCGCTCGTAGGCGTCATTCAGCGTCGACTCCGCCCCGGCCAGCGATCCGTTCGGGTCGCTCTCGCCAACTAGCTTGAGCCAGAGTGGTGTCCGGTGCTCTTCGGGGGCAGTGGCGGGAAGCTGCATGGCGTCCAGTCCGAGGTGCTGAAGCAAAGCGCGTCCGCTTTCCGTGGTAAGCGGCGGTAGGCGAGCCGCGCTACCCAGAGCGAGTTTCGCTCCTGCGCTTTGGTACTCTTCCTCCCTCGAAGTCACGACCATCAGCGGGGCATGATCCTTGAGGAAATGATTCAGCGATTCGATGCACGCCTTGCGCTGGCGTGGTGCGACCTCATCCAGGGCGTCGAGCAACAAGACGAGCTGATCGTGCTCGAGCCAACGTTCCACCGAAGGCCGAGGCAAGCTGTACTTGGAGACCATCTCATCGACCACCCAGGGCAACAACTCCCGTTGGCCCTCGAAGGACGAGAGGTTCAAGACGACGGGCACCGGACTCGTTGACGAACGCTTTGCCCGCTGCAGGAGTTCCTTTGCTAGCTCCAGCAACGCGATTGTCTTTCCCGCACCGGGAGCCCCCACGAGCAACAACCCCGAGTGCGCTTGGATCAGGAGATCCGAGAGTTCTCGCGTTGTGGATCCCGGTGTTATCGCCGAGCCCTCCCATGCCGGCGCGACCACTTCGGAGAGGTCTTCCATGGGTAGTGGGGCCGCGCTTTGGTGCCCCAGGGAAGCATCGAGGATCCCGTCGAGCCACAGCCGCTGCAGGCGCTCCATCAGGAGTCGTAGGTGTTCGTCATCGGTGCGCTGAAGGGAGCTCTCGAGGGTGTCAATGAGGTCGCTCAGGCTAGGTCCTTGGGTCGTGTCGACTGCTGCTTCGAGGGCCGTGCGAACTTCAGGCGGCCCCCCGCACTCAGCGAGGGCAGCGAGTAGCTCGCGGCAGAACGCACGACGGTCCGAGTTGACGCCGCCTACCGCGCTCTTGCTTTCGCTGGCGCCCTGCTCGATGTTCACCAAGCGAGCCCGGCCGAAAGCGTCGATGATTATGTTATCCGGATGGAAATTGGTGTGAGTAACTCCTTCGGCGTGCGCGGCGGCGAGTCCGCGTCCAGCTTGAAGGAAGTAGTCGAGCACTTGGCCAGCGTCGGTGTGAGGTTGGGCAAGCCAGGAGCTGAGCGGTGTGCCACTCACGAGCTCTAGGGTGATGTATTGCCGCTCACCTTCGGTGGTCGTCGCGTAAACCCGCTGTAGGTTTGGGTGGTTGGACTGCGCCAGGGCCTTCGCGCGGGTCATGGCGCGAGCGCGCTCTGCCGCAGTGGAGTCCGGGGCAAGCAGCAGCACCGCCACGTCGCGTTCCAAGTCGGTGTCGTGAGCCCGATACAGCACCCCGCTCGGCTGGGTGCTCAGCGCTTCCCGCAGCTCGAGTCTGCCCAGGGATGTTTGTTCGCTTGTTTTGGGCTCCATCGCACCAACTCGACTCATCCCGAAGGAGCCTTCGGAGGGGCTTCCGATCGGCGAAAGGTCTCTATCTCAAACCTCGGCACAAGGTTGAGAACTTTCGCAGATCACGGCCGTAACATTCGCCATGCGTGTGCCGGCTTGGGTGGTGGTCGCGCTCGGTTGCGCCGGATGCGCGAAAGCCGAGCAGGCTCCCAGTGCAGTGTCCTCTACGGCGAGCCCGGAAACTCCGGCTGCCACGGCGAGTGCCGATTTACCCGCGACAGCGGTCACCGCCGCAGCTTCGGTGGCTCCGCGTGAGGCGCCGACGGTGACGCTGAGCGCGGACGATGAGCTGTACCTCGCGAACTCTGGCGTCACCCGCGGTGACTATCTGCGTCGCGAGTTCTACACCTGGACCACCACCGCCCAGCTGAACGAACTCCGGAGTCGCCGTCGGTTGCTGATCAAGGACCGCGCGGACGATGGCAGCCGAGCGTTCTTCGATCGGCGCCTGGAGTTGATGCGCAACTCCTCGGACTTTGCCTTGAGCCGGGTCTCACGCCGCCTGCTCGAGAAGGATCTGGGCCTGCGGCGCTTCGCCTGGGTGAATCCGTGGGGAACTAGTCGAGGTTGGGGGGAGAGCGATACCTACGGTCACGTGCTGGTGAAGGTTCGCCTCAAGCCCGAGGCGATGGTCGGGCGCCTGGACGGCGACGGTTGGGAGTTCCGCAATGAACGTGGCATCGTCGCCGTCGGGACCGCGCTGGCAAACGAGGTGATCCGCTCGCTGGCCGTGGTCTATCACAGCTGGGACCCCAAGCATCCCGGCGAGGGCATGCGTGAGCTCGAAGCGCGGCCTGCGTTCCGCGAGTTCGTCCTGGTGAACGAGTCGATGATTGACACCTGGGAGGTGGACACGTCTGCTGTGCGTGAGCGCCTGGAGCGGGATAAGCGACTGCTGAGCGCTATCGCTCCTCAGGTTTCGCAACCCGCTCCGAGCTGGCATACGGACCTTGCTGAACGCTGGGACCGCATCGAGGTGGCCAACGACCCTAGCGCGGACTTCGAGCAGCGCTTCGCGGCCTGCTTGGCGTTCAGCTCAGCAGACTACGCGCCAGATCAGGCAGCTGAGCTCGTCAAGGCGCTGTCGGAGACCGAGAAGAACGGCGCGCTGGACGTCAAGGTAACCATTCCCTTCGGCACACCATTGGTAGTGCAGCGCAAGACGCCCACTCGCCCTCCGGGGTGGCGTAAGCGTATCATGTGGTGACTCATGCCGGAGCGCATCTCCCGAGACGCCGCGGTGGCGAACATCGAGTTGCCACCGGGAAAATGCCTGGCCTGCGAGCTGATTCGTGGGATGGGCGGGGCGGTGAGTTTGTGGGAGCAGCCGGATTTCGTCTGTTTGCTGCCTCGGCTCGGGGTGGCCTTCGGTCAGGTGCTGATCGTGCCGCGAAGGCACGTGGTGCGTTTCGTCGAGCTCCCGAGTGAGACCTGGCTCGCGATGAGCGCGCTGGCTCAACGCGTCGCTTGCGCGTTGGAGCGCACGCTCGAGCCAGCGCGCTGCTACGTGGCATCCTTGGGTACACCTCGTAGTGATGTCCCGATGTCATGCGCGCACTTGCACATTCACGTCATTCCGGTGCTGGACCCTGACGCGCGTCCGGCGCAAGTGCTGACCTGGTCGGGTGGCGTGATCCGTGCGGAAGAAGCAGAGCTGCTCGACTTGCGCAGGCGGCTACGCCGTGCCCTGGAGGCATGATCACGGCCACGTGATTCTTGGTGGCAGCGGAGCGAATCAGGCGGGGTGAAAGAACCGCTTTAGCGGCGGCGCCATGTTCTTGGGGATGTTCTCGTCCCAGGCGCCACCGTCGATGGTGCGCCCTGTCGGCTTGCCTTGAGCGTCGAGCTCGAAGAAGGCGGGAATGCCGTTGGCGTTGATGCCAGCTTTCATCAGCTGGTTGCCCCACGCGTCACTGTCCAGACGGATCTGGTAGGTGCCTTTGAAGGCGTCCTGCATCATCGGGTCTCCGAGGCTTGCTTCAAGCTGCTTACAGGGCATGCACCAACCGGCGTGAACCTCGACGAATGGCTTCTGTCCCTTCGCGCTCGCCTTCGCCGCCTCCGAGGCTAGCAGTGCAGGCAAGTCACCTTGATTGGGAGAGAGCTCCACGGCGCTGAAGCTCCCTTGAGCAGTGCTAGCGGTGGACTCGGCAGAGACGTCTTGCGCGTCGTTTTTGCATGCCGGAAGCAGTGCAGCGACGACTAGAGCGAACCGAAGGTGACGCATCGCGGGAGTCTAGCGCACGCACAGCCGCTTTTGGAGTGCGTGCTCATCGCACACACTCTGCGTACCCAATGCCCCAGACGTTGGGGGTGAACATGAGGTTGCCTGACGCGTCTCGCGAGACGATCTCGTCGCCAGCGAACCACATGCGCACGCGATCCGTGTCTTCCAATACGGCTACGGAGCGGATCTCGCGACCCGTCCAGCTGAAGTCCGAGCGTTGGAAGATCGGATCCGGGTACTGAGTGAAGTTCGACTTGCCGTCTTCAGACACAGACAGCTGGAGCGCAACCTGAAGCCAGTCGGCGTCGTGCGCGTCGTCGTGCTTGTCGTTGGCGACGTCGGTGAAGAGCTGCACCTTGCCGTCGATCACCGCCGCGAACGGCGTGGAGAAACCAATCCAACCATCACCGCGCGGATACAGCGCCGGGTCTGGTCTCAGCGCGACCTCTGGGGTAGAGAACGTCACGCCGTCGCCCGACGTGACCAATCCGATCACCTGGTGAGACTGCATCGTCGTGCTGTCGACGCCGACCGACGTGAAGTACAGGAACAGCTCGTCGCCAACCACCACTGCGCCCGGCTCACCAACGATGATGCCGTTGAAGTCGTAGGCGTCCCCCGTGGGCGCGACGAGCGCTGCGTTTGCCAAAGTGAAGTTGACGCCGTCGTCGCTCGTCGCCTGAGCGATGTGGTAGGTGGTGACGTCTAGCTGGTCGGTGTAGGTCGTGACGAACAGGTGGTACTTGCCCTTGAACAAGACCACGCTCGGCGTCTCCACGCTCTCCATCGTGCCGCTGGCTTCGAGCACTGGGGTCATCGGGTTGAGGGTCCAGTTTCGCGCATCTGGTGAGGTCAGACGGTAGACGCGCACGATGATCGGATTGGTGAAGCTCACCGACGCCGAGGCGTACATCACGTAGCTGCCGTCTGGCTGCTTGAGCACCTGCGGGTCGTTCCAAGTCGACTCAGCGAAAAAGTCGCCGTAGCGGATCACCATGTCAGGCGAAGGCGCCTGGAAGCAACTCGGGGTAAGCGTTGCGCTGGAGCCAGCACTGCCGCTGGAGCCAGCACTGCCGCTCGTGCCAGCACTGCCTCCACTGCCGCTGGAGCCAGCACCGCCACCGGCGCCGGCGCTGCCGGCTTGACCAGCGGCGCCGCTGCTTCCCCCGCTCGATTGCCCTGCGGAACCGCTTCCGCCGTCGGAATCGGAACTACAGGCGGCAACGCACAGAGAAACGCACGCGACGCCGACTAGCTTAGAGAGCCCCATACAGCACCGCCACCACGACCGCAGCCAGCATCCCGAGTACAACCACTAGCAGCACCACCCAGATCCCCCAGTGAAGCCCAGCCTTGCTGGCGGGGCTACCGAGGGGTGGCATCGGAGGCTGGAAGTTGGGTGGAGGGACTTCCCACGCGGCGGGGGTCGGTGCCGGCGCCCCGGCGATCTCGGTTTGTTCGATGGTCGGCGCAACGTCGGAGTCGACCCACCGCACGCCTTTGCCCGCCGCTTCGTTGAGTTCGTTCCCTGTGGAAACAACGTCGACCTGAGGAAACCGTGCGCGCAGCTGCTCCGCTGCGGCCTTTGAGTCGGTGCGGCTCTGGAGCGTGCTATCCAGGCCGATGGGGCTAGGCCCGGCGGGCTCGGTTGCTGCGAGCGCGAGCTGGGAGGCCGCGCGTCGCTTGGCTGCGACCGGCTCGAAGCCGGGGCTGGCCGCGGTGCGCTCCAGATCCTCGGTGATGGGCTGGGCCATCTTGGTGGTATCAGGCCCGGAGGGGACGCCGCCCGCGATGTCGGGGCGCCGCATCACGGCGGTGCCGAACGGGGTGTGGGAGTTCAGGTCCGTGCGTTCATCCACGTTTCCCATCGCGTGGCGGAGATCTGCTCCGCATCCGTCGCATGGCGGGGGTACGGTCTGTCCGCTGGGAATTGCGACGTGCCTCCCGCATGCGGGACAGATGACGACCATCGCTGCAGCTTCCGGCTCCACTTCCGGAGAATCCTACACCCCGACGCGCAGGATTGCAGCGTAGACTCCCACCGAGCCCCGACCCGTTGCCCGGCAAGGGCTCGCCGGACCCGCCGAATGGACCACTTACGCCCTGGAATGCGCCTCGATCGCTACGAGCTGGTGGCCCCGCTGGCTGCAGGCGGTCAGGGCTCTGTTTGGCGTGTGCGTGACCCTCTCGATCCATCGGCGCCGAGGGCGGTCAAGCTGGTGGACTTGGTGCAAGCCAATCCCGATGGCATCGAGCGAGTGCGGCGTGAGGCGCATCAGCTCGCACAACTGCGGCATCCTTCCATCGTTCCGTGTCATGGACTGTTTGAAGACGTGAACGAGGGCATGCTTGGTCTCGTCGTCACTTACATCGACGGCATGCCTGTCGGTGGGCTGCTGAACGACCCTCGTTTCGACGCCCGACGAAGGCGTTTGTTGCTCACGCATCTCGCGGAGGCGCTCGCGTTCATCCACGCGCGCAAGATCGTCCACCGTGACCTCAAGCTCGACAACGTCCTGGCCGACGATCGCTTTCTTGCGGAACCGGAAGTGGCGGAGCACGTCAAGCTGATCGACTTTGGCATTGCGCTCGCGCCGACCGGGGGGCGCAAGCTCACCCAAGCTGGGCACATCGTCGGAACGCCATCCTATATGGCGCCGGAGACCCTCGATGCGGCCTGGGGCGGCTCGATGAACGCGCCGGCAGTCGACGTGTTCGCCTTTGGTGTGATGGCCTGGCGCATGTTCCTCCCGGGTCACCCGAGCGGCGTACAGAACGCGCGCAACCTGGCGGACTACGCCATCGCCTATCGTCGCATGAAGAGCGAACCGGGGCGTTTCTCGGCGCTCGATGCTCGACCGGATCTGCGCTGGCTGCGGCAGTGCCTGAGCCTCGAACCCGAGAAGCGGCTGCCGGACGGCGCGGCCTTGGTGGAGGCGTTGCGCTCATCGCAGATGCCGGCGTCTCAGGAAGAGCTCGCTGCGACGCAGGTCGCCGCTCCCGGGTACACCCCCGCGCCGCTCTCGGGAGGTAGCTCCAGCGCGGTGTCGAGCGCCCAGGCGCCGTCCGCGTTGCCTACAGCTTACTCCCCGGGTCAGTTACCGCGAGGAAATATAAGTCAGCCGGCTAGTAACTCAGCCAGCTTCTCCCAGCCGTCCGTGAGCGGTGAACACTCCGCAGAAACCAGCACCGCCTTCGCTTCCAGCACGCCAGGCCAAGCCCTAGCTTCGCCTGCACAGCTGGCGATGCCCACGCCAGGTGGTCCCTCTCCTTCGGGCGGCTACGGGCCTCCACCTCCGGCCCGCTCGAATCGTTTCGCGATCGGTCTCGCCCTCGGACTAGGCGCGGCTGTGATCTTCGCCATCGTCGCGGTGGTCGGCGTGTCCGGTGCTGCGCTGTTCGCCTTTGGAGATCGCCAAGCCGCGAGCGCCGGTCCACCAGCGGCGATCTGCGCGTCGGGGAGTGCACTTCCGGCCAGCCGTGAGGTGACGTTGTGGATTGGACCAGTGGAGCTCGCGGACAACGGAAGCAAGCGCAACCTGAAGAGCGACGAAGGGCTCTGCTTGACCAACCTGCGCACCGGACAGCGACGCTGCGCGCGGGGCAATCAGTGGAGCCCGACTATCCAGGCGCGGATCGGTGATTTGCTCACTGGCGGGGCAGGTGTTCAGGTGCAGTTCGAGCGGAACGGCGCAGTAGAAACGCTGGCAAACCGTGCGGATTTAGGCTTCAGCACCATCACCTGTCCGCAGTCGGGCTGGCTCATGCCACTGGCGCCCAACACCCGACTGCAGACCTTACCAATCTTTCCGCGTTGAAACGCGCGCGCCGCGGTCTCGCGGCTACGCTTTCAACTTGTCGAACTCACCCTGCTCACCGTAGCTCAGGTCGCCGAAGGCGGAGTACGGCTGACCGCCGTCGTCCGTCGCTCCAACTGCGTTGAGCAGAGTCGTCAGCAAGCGATTGTGAGGCGCGCCAGACTGGGCCATCAGGTCGCCGTCCTTGGAGCAATCGATGACCTGACCTTGACGCAGGTATCCGCCACCAGAACCGGCGATTACGATGGGCAGGTTGCGGAAGTCATGAGCCTTGCCGTCAGACAGCTCGCTGATCCACATCACCACGCTGTCGTCGAGCATCGTGCCGGACGAACCGTTGAACATCTCGAGGTAGGTCAAGAGGTCGTTCATCCGGCTCGCGTAGTACGAGTCGACTTCGGTGATGAAGTTCTCGATACCGGGGATGTCGCCGCCCTCCGCATCATCACGTCCGTTGCGGTGGGAGAGCTGGTGGTGATTGAACTCGTGGTTCATGCCATCCCAGCGGAAGGTCGGCCCAGAGGCGCCGCTCGAGAACTTGATGGTGGCTACGCGATTGACGTCGCATGCCATGGTGAGCGCGGTGAGCTTCATCATTAGCTTGGCGACTTCATTGAACTCGCCGTCGCTGCCCACGGTGTTGCTGTCCATCATGTCGTAGCGATCGACCCCGTTCAGATCGAGCGCCGCGACCGTGTCCGGAGAGCACGCAGAGCTCATGCCCGTCTCGACGTCACGCACGAGCGCTAGCCAGTCGTCGAGCAGCTTGGTGTCTTCGCCGCTCATCGGCGTGCGCTTGAGCTCGTTCAAGTCCTCGCGCACGAGGTCGACCATGCTCTGTCCGCGCTTCATCACGCGGTCATCGCCTTCGGAGCCCGAGATCAAGCCTGTGAAGGCACGGTACACGTTGTACGGATTGTTCTCTCCCGCGTACGGCGTGCCGGGGCCTGCGTAGGAGCAGTAGTTCAAGACGTTGTTGCCGTTACGCCCGACCTGGATCACGAGCGGCGCCTTACCACCGACGTTCAGGCTGCGTGCCGCGGCGAAGTCCACCGACTCCCCCGCAGCGAAGATGTCAGGATCCGTCGTGGGCTGCGCCGTCAGCTTGCACGCCATGCCTTTCATGTGGTCGTCGCCGGGGATTTGATCCCAGCCGAACCCTCGGGGCACCATATGAATACCTCGCGGAACCAATAGGCGATCCGCAAAGCTGCTCATGGGTTCGAGGGCGCGCCCTTGGAGAGACGCGGCGGTGATGGCGCCGGAGTCCACGTTCGGGAAGAAGCGATCCATATTCACGCCGTTGGGGGTGAACAGGATGATCAAGCGCTTGATGGGATCTCCAGGTGCGGCCAGCGCGCGACCCGCGAGTGAACCCAAGAGCGGGATCCCCAGGGCGACACCGCCCAGGCCGCGCAGGAAGTTGCGACGAGTCGTCAGCGTCTTCTTGTTCATGGTGCCTCCGGTGCGCGGCTCTTGAAGGTGTCTGTGACGACGATGTCCACCAAGAGGTCGAGGATCTTGTAGTCCGGGCTTTGCATCTTCTTGGCCAGGGTATCGATGATCTTCAGGTCGATGCCTTCAGCTCGCCTGCCGAAGGCAAACTCCACCCAGTTCTTCGCGTAGCAGCTCTGGGCTTCCGGCGCGTCGCCCAGCGCCTTGGAGAAGTCCACCGGTCCCTGGTAGGCGACCTCCCGTTCCCCGAACAGCGCCGTGCCAGTGCTGTCGACTGGCTTGCCGGTGTCCATGTCTTGCCAGGAGCCGACGGCGTTGTAGTGCTCGAACGGGAACCCGGTCGGGTTGATGACGCTGTGGCAGAAGTTGCACTCGTCTGGAGACGTCTGCACCGTTACCCGTTGCCGTGTGGTAACAATGTCCGGCGTGATTTCTGGGAGCGGCGTCATCTCGGCGCCAGCGGGTGGCGAGCCAATCTTGCGGCAGAGCACGTACTTCTGAATCAGGGCGCCGCGCAGGATAGGTGACGTTCGTACCACTTGAGCGTGGGAGGCCAAGAAGCCGACACGGGTGAACAAGCCGGAGCGCTGGGTCGGGTCCAGCGTCGCCTGGGTGAGTTCGGTCCCGTAGGCGGTGCCATCGAGGCCGTACAGAGGCGCCGTGAGGTTGTTCACGAAGGCGGTGTTGTCCGTGAGCAAGCCTTGGAAGCCCGCCTGTTTCTCGAACACGATGTAGTCGACGTAGCGGAGCGTCTCTTCCTTCAGGTAGGGGATCGTCTCCGACTTGAACGCCGGAAACAGCGTCTCGTCGCGTACGAAATCCGTCCAGCGCGCGCCCTCCGTGCCCTCCATACGCAGGTAGCGCTCGTGGAAGGTGCGCACCATGTCGTGTGCCCGCGGCTCCTTGAGCATGCGCAGGGCTTGGGCGCGGATCTGCTCTTCGGTGCTGAGTTCGTCCTTGGCCGCCGCGTCGAAGAGCGCCTGGTCCGGCATGCTGTCCCACAGCGCATAGCTCAGGCGGCTCGCGAGCTCGTAGCCGTTCAACCGAATGTTGTCGCCGACGCGCTCCGTCGAGAGTTCCGCGCGACTTAGGAAGCTTGGAGACTGGAGAAAGCCTTCGAGCAACAGCTCGATGCCTTCATCGAAGCTACCGGTCGCGGTCGTCTCTGCGCGCTTGGCGTACAAGGTCTCGAAGCGCGTTTGCTCGGCGCTGGTGAGTGGCCTGCGAAACACTCGCGCGCCAAAGCTCGTGATGAACTGGCTGGCGCAGGCGGCGCCATCCCCACTTGGGGTGCACGGCAGGATGAAGTCGTGAATTGCCG
It includes:
- a CDS encoding serine/threonine protein kinase, which gives rise to MDHLRPGMRLDRYELVAPLAAGGQGSVWRVRDPLDPSAPRAVKLVDLVQANPDGIERVRREAHQLAQLRHPSIVPCHGLFEDVNEGMLGLVVTYIDGMPVGGLLNDPRFDARRRRLLLTHLAEALAFIHARKIVHRDLKLDNVLADDRFLAEPEVAEHVKLIDFGIALAPTGGRKLTQAGHIVGTPSYMAPETLDAAWGGSMNAPAVDVFAFGVMAWRMFLPGHPSGVQNARNLADYAIAYRRMKSEPGRFSALDARPDLRWLRQCLSLEPEKRLPDGAALVEALRSSQMPASQEELAATQVAAPGYTPAPLSGGSSSAVSSAQAPSALPTAYSPGQLPRGNISQPASNSASFSQPSVSGEHSAETSTAFASSTPGQALASPAQLAMPTPGGPSPSGGYGPPPPARSNRFAIGLALGLGAAVIFAIVAVVGVSGAALFAFGDRQAASAGPPAAICASGSALPASREVTLWIGPVELADNGSKRNLKSDEGLCLTNLRTGQRRCARGNQWSPTIQARIGDLLTGGAGVQVQFERNGAVETLANRADLGFSTITCPQSGWLMPLAPNTRLQTLPIFPR
- a CDS encoding DUF1552 domain-containing protein; protein product: MNKKTLTTRRNFLRGLGGVALGIPLLGSLAGRALAAPGDPIKRLIILFTPNGVNMDRFFPNVDSGAITAASLQGRALEPMSSFADRLLVPRGIHMVPRGFGWDQIPGDDHMKGMACKLTAQPTTDPDIFAAGESVDFAAARSLNVGGKAPLVIQVGRNGNNVLNYCSYAGPGTPYAGENNPYNVYRAFTGLISGSEGDDRVMKRGQSMVDLVREDLNELKRTPMSGEDTKLLDDWLALVRDVETGMSSACSPDTVAALDLNGVDRYDMMDSNTVGSDGEFNEVAKLMMKLTALTMACDVNRVATIKFSSGASGPTFRWDGMNHEFNHHQLSHRNGRDDAEGGDIPGIENFITEVDSYYASRMNDLLTYLEMFNGSSGTMLDDSVVMWISELSDGKAHDFRNLPIVIAGSGGGYLRQGQVIDCSKDGDLMAQSGAPHNRLLTTLLNAVGATDDGGQPYSAFGDLSYGEQGEFDKLKA
- a CDS encoding NACHT domain-containing protein produces the protein MSRVGAMEPKTSEQTSLGRLELREALSTQPSGVLYRAHDTDLERDVAVLLLAPDSTAAERARAMTRAKALAQSNHPNLQRVYATTTEGERQYITLELVSGTPLSSWLAQPHTDAGQVLDYFLQAGRGLAAAHAEGVTHTNFHPDNIIIDAFGRARLVNIEQGASESKSAVGGVNSDRRAFCRELLAALAECGGPPEVRTALEAAVDTTQGPSLSDLIDTLESSLQRTDDEHLRLLMERLQRLWLDGILDASLGHQSAAPLPMEDLSEVVAPAWEGSAITPGSTTRELSDLLIQAHSGLLLVGAPGAGKTIALLELAKELLQRAKRSSTSPVPVVLNLSSFEGQRELLPWVVDEMVSKYSLPRPSVERWLEHDQLVLLLDALDEVAPRQRKACIESLNHFLKDHAPLMVVTSREEEYQSAGAKLALGSAARLPPLTTESGRALLQHLGLDAMQLPATAPEEHRTPLWLKLVGESDPNGSLAGAESTLNDAYERLLSKAFRPEERSAALPRLVFLAKAMTRTDTSDVWLERLSPQWLPRYVDRAIVWFLAITCILLVQVPLSLGVARLTQRAPGMTAALVLGPLPVIAILTQGFRLKALEKLRWSWRVALRRAPRNVAIGSAVGAVIGLAQHDLAYAPLCGGVGLLLTLINALDSADKPGSVAPNAGTHYSLRNALVLASIGGPPVGLIYAYGWWPFFVDVAHSDVAQWSDPSLPVAACVAMFSWHIVFFPYGGAFVSLHWCLRCVLAWRTPLPLKLVPFLDDCVRRGLLRRIGGGYLFVHRTLQAYLAGMSEGAPTTFNDSSSRDAR
- a CDS encoding HIT family protein produces the protein MPERISRDAAVANIELPPGKCLACELIRGMGGAVSLWEQPDFVCLLPRLGVAFGQVLIVPRRHVVRFVELPSETWLAMSALAQRVACALERTLEPARCYVASLGTPRSDVPMSCAHLHIHVIPVLDPDARPAQVLTWSGGVIRAEEAELLDLRRRLRRALEA
- a CDS encoding protein kinase, whose translation is MSDTALESDRLSALRALRPAAPTRIEKRFAIAAILGAREKSDAGVKVGRLEIQQKLGEGAMGIVYRAYDPTLERTVAVKVLRHQAVEQQRRRLRAEARALARLSHPCVVAVYDLETTEGDTFVSMEYVAGGTLRNWLDTHPQARWREVVSLFLQAAEGLAAAHDAGVIHQDFKPENVLVGQDGRVRVADFGLAWIETADLGSGAPTSRLTGGTPHFMAPEVVLGLAPSPLSDQYSFCVALRDALKPRAALGDEHVIEQLVLALERGLERDPERRWPSMQALIAALARHLSPGSDERQRSLLLKRVDELWLKGLLAESLSGAEPLAIGLEPIFREDLQRFSVTPSPVTDRGRRAASDPKELRFARRVEARSILELDDLFDGAQRSLTIIGAPGAGKTTALLSLTRALLRRAQVDFAEPVPVVISLAAFDPDVPFATWLAAELHTKYGLPSRWAQQWIARHALVLMFDGLDEVPETRRDACIASLRSLSLEGAHAGLVITCRETVYADLSDPPDLGGTVRVTPVNEALALGVLRRSQAAPLLEQWSQDPDLRELLCNPLMLRLASSSGAGDLLDAQGSRLRRRLYAHYVAHLLSRASNQPEARSQVALGLRWLARAMNRRGTSDIWLERLQASWLLAPWERWLARLLGALFITAGILLLGVGVQKALGLTTLPSVITSVGAAVTCFALLRTFEVRAVEGLRWSWKRALRWLPAAVISCGAIGAAMGLRYWVPGADASTIASPLGGLWTNIAYTALVGVIAAFTMGLEPGNQEAPAEPGAGLRQSLITALTISLPTGLVTSVGLAYVVMPLVLEPLFRPGGVWNNHGQLAVRTGVLLGATLFFVYGGAAIAYHLALRLVLALRTPLPLALVPFLDDAAHAGILRRVGGGYLFMHRELLDYLASLDDESLKVVGAPSLMPAK